A segment of the Streptomyces sp. NBC_01235 genome:
GCTCGTCCCGGTCTCGGTACCCGTGACGAGCTTCCCCGCCTCCGGAGCGGACGGCAGCTTGCCGTCCAGCGAACGAAGCAGAAGCCCTCGGGCCTCCTGGAGGGAGGCCCCTTCGGGACCCGGACGCTCGACGACGGCGCGGGCCTGCTCGACGAGCTTCAGATCGACGCCCTCCTTGTGCGGTGCCATAAGGGCGTCTTCGATGCGCTCGGCCACCTTCTCCTCACCGGCGTCGTTGGCGATCAGCGCGATGGCCTGCTCGACGAGCACCGCCGACTCGTCGCTCTCCCCCTCATGCGCCTGGGCCGCACCCGCCAGGAGCAGCAGGGCGAGGGTCGCGACCGGAAGGGTCGCAGGAGTTCGGGCAGCGGCGCGTACCAGCACCCACGGGGTGCCGGGTGGCTCCTTGCGCATGGCGATCGCCTTCCACGGCCGGTGAGGACGTTGCGCCGCTTTGACCAGCACGTGCCGAGTATGGGCGGCCCATGAAGGCACTGAGTCGGTGACCCGCCGAGGCCGCAGGTTCATTCACTCCCATGGACAGGGGACGTGCGCCGCGCCCCCACCTGCGTGCCGGGCGCCTTGTGCACCGGCAGGCTCTCGCCGGTGACCACCGACTCGTCGACCTCCCTCCGCGGGCGGCGTGATCACGATGTGTCCAGGGGTTCGCGCTGAGCTGTGCCGAGGATGTGTGTGGCGGCGGGCGAGGGCAGTCGGGTGTCGGGGAAGGAAAACCTCTCCACCTCGGTGAGGCGGAACCCGGCTGCGGTGATCGCGGCCCGGGTGTCGCGACCGACGTGGCAGGCGCCCATCAGCAGGGGCCAGACGGTTGCGTCCAGGGCCCGCTGTACGCGCCGCATCGCGGGCGAGTCGGCGCGTACGTGCTCGAAGAAGCGGAGTTGTCCGCCCGGCCGCAGCACCCGGTGGAGTTCGGCGAGCGCAGCATGTGGGTCGGCGACCGAGCACAGGGTCAGGCAGGCGACGGCCGCGTCGAACGAGGCGTCCTCGGCGGGCAGTTGCTCGGCCCGTCCGTCCACCACCTGAACGGGAACGGCAGCGGAGCGGGCGCTCTGGACGGCCAACTCACGTAGGTGGGGCTCGGGTTCCACCGCAAGGAGTCGGGTCACTGTGCCCGGGTAATGGGGAAAGTTCAGCCCGTTGCCCGCACCGATCTCGATGACCTGGCCGGACAGGCCCGCCAGCAGGCGCTTGCGGTGTTCCGTGACGCCCGCCTTCTCCAGAGCCGGACCGGCGACCTTGCTGTAATAGCGCGCGAAGACCGGGCGCGACCGGATGGGTGGCCTCGTCTGCTGGGGCATGGATTGTCACCGACTCTTCTCTGCGGGGCTCACGGCGTCATGGGGCATGGCCTGGGCCGGGCTGGGCGCGCGGGCTTGCCGCTTTGGTGTCAGCCAACGGTGAGGGTGCCCTTCATGTTCGGGTGGATGGTGCAGATGTAGGAGTAACCGCCGGGTGCGGACGGTGCGGTGAAGGTGGCCGTTGCGTCGCCTGCGATGCTTCCGGTGTCGAACGTCTTGTCCCCGGCGGTGACGGTGTGCGCCGCGGAGTCGCGGTTGACGACGGTGATCTTCGTTCCGGGGCGTACGCGAAGGTTCGCCGGGCTGAAGGCGAAGTTCTCGATCACGATGCGCGCCGCGGCGGGGCCGGCACTGCTTGCGGCGGGCGGGGCACTGGTTTTGGCTGGGCCGTTGCCGTTGCCGCCATTCGAGCAGCCGGCCAGGGCGAGCAGGGTGCAGGCGCCCGCCAGGGCAGCAGCGGTGCGGCCCCGGTGCAGTGGGGTGAATGTCATGCGGGGGGTGCCTTTCGGGCGGGGACTACGGGGTCGGCGCGGCCACCGACCGGCGGCCGCACTCAGGTTCGCTCTCACTGGCGGTGCTTGGGCGGGTCGTACCGCCGTCTGCTGCGCCTGCTCACCCACGGGGGTGGGGTCTGCGTCCGGCAGTGGGTGTTACCTGGGCGTGGTGGCGGTGCGGCGGAAGAGGACGGCCGCGGCGACGATGAGCCCGGTCAGCCAGGCGAAAGCGATGAGCGGGGGCCGGTTTCGTCGAAGGTGGGGGTGAGAGCCGCGTCGATCAGGACGCGGGTGGCGCCGTAACCGGGCAGGGCGTGTGCCCAGCCGGGCGGGGCGGAGCATGGGGCTTTGTTCGATGCCCAGGTCGATGAAGGGCACAAGAAAGGCGATGAGCACTCCGCCGACGCGACCGAACAGCGGGCCGAGCAGGACGCCGATGAGGCCATGGACGATGCCTTGCCAGGATCAGCGTCCCGGCCGGCGATGCGATCGCGGGCGCCATGGCACTCACCCCTTCGGGCCCGGGCCGGTCAGGCCCGACCGGGGCCGCTGTGGTGGTCGTGCTTGCGCAGTGGGTCTTCGTCCTGGCCGTCACGGTGTTGGCCGTGTCCGCCGCGCATGCCGCGCATCATGAAGAACATCATCAGCGGACAGGCGGCCACGAGGGCGAGCCAGACCAGGCTTTGCAGGGACGCGCCGACGATCAGGGCGCCGACGACGACGATCGCGGCGGCAAGCGCGTACATGCCGTAGTTCCGCTTGTCGTTCATGACGGGCCTCCTTCAGCCGAGGGCTGTGGGCCGCAACCGGGGCGGCCGGGGTTTCAGGTCTTGGTGGGGCCGGCGTGCAGCGTGGTCAGGCGGCGCCGGTATTCCTCCTCGTCGATCTCACCGCGGGCCAGCCGCTCGCGAAGAATGTCCTCGGGCGTGGGCGCGGCGGGGGTGTGGGTGTGCTCGTGCGGGCTGTTGAGGGCGCGGAAGAGCAGCACTGCGACTGTGATGATCAGCGCCCAGAACAGGATCATGCCGGCCGACATCGCGAACCAGCCCCATCCGCTGACGTCGTGGTCGTACCAGAACATCATCGCCACTCACCTGCTTCGGCTTATCGACGACCGGGGGGCCGGATGGGCTCCCTGGGGACTTCTCGCCTTCACCTACATCGTCCCTCTGCCTGGTGTGGCGGTCTGGGGCTGGGTGGTCCAGGACAGGTGGGCCGTTCAGCCCCTACCCGGCAGGGGTAGCCGAGCGCAGGCTGGAGTGACCCACCGAGGGAGGCGAGAAGCCCATGGGTGCCGTCGATGTCGTTGTGGTCTTGGCCTCGGCCGTACTGGTCGCTGTGCTGGGCTGGTACTTCTTCGGGCCGCGCCGGGCCGGTGCCGCCCGGCTGGAAGGCGGCGTGCAGCGGGTGGAAGTGACAGTGCGGGGCGGCTACAGCCCCGACGTGATCAAGGTTCGCCAGGGCACGCCGGTGGAGTTGGTCTTCGACCGGCAGGAGGCGGGCGAGTGCACCTCCCGCGTGGTCTTCCCCGATCTCAGGGTCGGTGCGGGCCTGCCCGCCCACACCCGTACGACTGTGCGACTGAGCCCGGACCGGCCGGGTTCCTTCGGCTTCTCCTGCGGCATGAACATGATCCACGGCACGCTGCTGGTCGAACCCGCGGAAGGCCCCGCACCACCCGTCCCGGACGGCGCCGAAGCCAAGGCCGCCACTCCCCCCGCAGCCGCTGCTTCAACCGGCGGGCCTCCGTCAGCGGGTGAGGAACGGACGGCGGCCGAGGCGGAGGCCGCGGACGCCGCCGAGCGGCAGGCTGAGATCAAGGACCTCACCCGCAGGGTGCTGACGGGTGCGGTGCTCACCGCCCCGGTGCTGTTCGCCGTGATGGCGCACGAACTCTTCGGCGCGGACTGGGTGCCCGGCTGGATGCTGAACCACTGGCTGCAGCTGGCGCTGATCACGCCGGTGATGTTCTACACGGGGTGGCCGATCCATGTGACGGGCTGGCTGACCCTGCGCCATCGCGCCGCCGACATGAACAGCCTCATCACCCTGGGTACGAGTGCCGCCTACGGCTACAGCCTGCTGGTCACACTTGCCCCCAGCCTGCTGCCGGAGGACGTACGCGAGGTCTACTTCGAGGCCGTCGGCGTCATCCTGACCCTGATCCTGCTGGGCCGGCTGCTGGAGGCCCGCGCGAAGGCCGGCACCGGTGAGGCCATCCGCGCCCTGCTGGGCCTGCGGGCCCGCACCGCGCGCGTGGTGCGGGGCGGTGCCGAGACGGAGGTCCCGGTGGAGGGCGTCGTGGTCGGGGACGAGATCGTCATCCGGCCGGGGGAGAAGATCCCCGTGGACGCCGAGGTGATCGCCGGCTCCTCCGCGGTGGACGAGTCCATGGTCACGGGCGAGCCGATGCCGGTCGCCAAGCACGCGGGGGACACCGTGATCGGTGCCACCGTCAACGGCACCGGGTCCCTGCGGGTCCGGGCGGCCAGGGTCGGCGCGGACACGATGCTCGCCCAGATCATCCGCCTGGTGCAGCAGGCCCAGGCGTCCAAGGCCCCCATCCAGCGGCTCGCGGATGCCGTGTCGGCGTACTTCGTGCCGGCGGTCATCGCTGTCGCGATCGGCACGTTCGCGGTCTGGTTCACCCTCGGTCCGTCACCGGCGCTGACCCTGGCGCTGGTCTCCGCGGTCGCGGTCCTGATCATCGCCTGCCCGTGCGCGCTGGGCCTGGCCACTCCGCTGTCGGTGATGCTCGGCACCGGCAAGGGGGCCCAGGCGGGCATCCTGATCCGCTCCGCCGAAGCCCTCGAGACCGCCCACAAGCTGGAGACCGTGGTCCTGGACAAGACCGGCACAGTCACAGAAGGCAAGCCCGTGCTGACCGACGTCCACACCGCCGAAGGAATCAACGAAGTCGAACTGCTGCGCCTGGTCGCCGCGGCCGAGGCCGACAGCGAACACCCCCTCGCCCAGGCCATCACCGCCGGCGTCCGCGACCGTGGCCTTCACCCGCCTGCGGCGTCCGGCTTCGACTCGGTCACCGGCAAGGGTGTCCAGGCCACCGTGGAGGGCCACGCCGTGCTGGTCGGCACGGCTCGGCTCCTCGACGACGTGGGCATCGACACCTCCGCCCTGGCGTCCGTCGCGGCGGGCCTGTCGACGCAAGGCAAGACCCCGGTCCTTGCTGCTGTCGACGGGCGGCCCGCCGGGGTCCTGGCGGTCGCCGATACCGTCAAGGGCGACTCCGCCGCCGCGATCGGGGCCCTGCAGCGCCTGGGTATCGAGGTGGTCATCCTCACCGGTGACAACGCCCGTACCGCTGCCGCGATCGCCGCTCAAGTCGGTGTCACCCGTGTGCTGGCCGAGGTGCTGCCCGAGCACAAGGCCGACGAGATCCGCCGACTGCAGGGCGAGGGCCGCACCGTCGGCATGGTCGGCGACGGCATCAACGACGCCCCGGCCCTGGCCGCCGCCGATGTCGGCCTCGCGATCGGCACCGGCACCGACGTGGCCATCGAAGCCGCCGACATCACCCTCATATCCGGCTCCCTGACCGGTGTCGTCACCGCGATCCGACTGTCGCGGGCCACCATGCGCAACATCCGGCAGAACCTGTTCTTCGCTCTCGTCTACAACGCCGTCGGCGTCCCCCTCGCCGCAGGCGCCCTGTACCCGCTGTGGGGCATCCGCCTCAGCCCGATCATCGCCGCCGCAGCGATGGCGCTCAGCTCCCTGTCGGTCGTCACCAACGCCTCCCGGCTGCGCCGCTGGCACACCCAGCCGCTGCCCGAAGCCCGCCCCGCCCACGTCCAGCCCCGTGTCGAGTCCGCCGCCGACCGAACCCCGGCGGGCAGCACGGCAACCACGGCGGACCATGGGCACCACCACCCCGCCGCATCCCAGGAAAACAGCGACAGCATCGTCGCGGACCCGGTGTGCGGCATGCAGGTGGACAAGGCGACCGCCGCCGAGCACCGGCACACCGAGAGGGGCACCTACCACTTCTGCTCCGCCCACTGCGCCGCCACGTTCGACGCCGCCCCGGACCGCTACACCACCCCCACGACCGACGGTACGCACGAGGGAGGCGAACACCGATGACCACTGCTCCGGCAACCCCGCGCGACGCTCACGGGCAGCACACCCGGGCACCGGGTTGCGCCGGCCACAAGGGCGACCACCTGGCCCGCCTGAACAAGATCGAAGGCCAGGTACGCGGCATCGCCCGCATGGTCACCGACGACCGCTACTGCGTCGACGTCCTCACTCAGATCAGCGCCGCCACCCGGGCCCTGCAGGAAGTCGCCCTCAACCTCCTCGACGACCACGTGCGTGGCTGCGTCACCGACGCCGCCCGAACCGACCCCGCGCAAGCTGACGACAAGTTCGCAGAACTTACCGACACCTTGCGCCGCGCACTGCGTCTGTGACCACCGGGGCGGTGGGTCTTTCACTCTCGCCGCCCAGACGCCTCGCTCACCCCTCCCGGGGATCCCCTGCCGCTGACTTGATGTTTCAAGTCAGCGTCGGCGCACGAGCGACGAAGAGCCCCGCTGGCTGAACCAGAGGAAGACGAGGCCTGGCTGGTCCTCGCCCGGATGCTGCTGCGCCTTCCGGCCGCGTTGGACGCACAGCTCCAACGGGATGAAGGGATCACCCATTTCGAGTACCAGGTGCTGGCCGGGCTCTCCATGTCGCCGGAGCGCAACCTGCGGATGAGTGAACTGGCCCTGTTCGCGGAGGGGTCGCTCTCCCGCCTGTCCCATGTGGTCAAGCGTCTGGAGCAGCGGGAGTGGGTCTACCGCGTCCCGGATCCGGCCGACGGGCGTTACACCCGCGCGATCCTCACCGACAAAGGCCTGCAGAAGGTCGTCGAAGCCGCACCCGGTCATGTCGCCGAGGTGCGCCGCCCGATCTTCGACCCACTGACAAAGCGCAGCAGAAGCACCTGCGGGACATCGGTCGCCGCATCAACAACACCATCGGTCGCGGCGCGGGGTGTGCGGCTCGACCGAAGGCCCTCGCGAGATAACTTGACGATTCAACTTAAAAGTAGCTTGCTGACTTGAAGTGTCAAGCGTGACGACTTGAAGCATCAATTAAATAGCCTTTCTGCGCCGTTGCGCCTTCAAGCCATGGGCGACCTGGCACGTGGGACGATCGGAGCGGAGGTATGCCGTGGACAGGCCCGGGCGCTCGCTGGACGACGTCACGCTCACCACGTACCGCGCCGGGGACACGACGACTCCGGTCGACGCCCGCGAGCCGGGGCGGGTGTGAGCGGTGGCGCGTGAACTGGTGCTCGGTCTCGACGCGGGACACACGGTGACCAAGGCGGTGCTGTTCGACGCCACGGGGCGGCCGGTGGCGCACGGCAGCGGCACGCTGCCGCTGACCAGCCCTCACCCCCACTGGGTCGAGCGGGACATGGACGACGTGTGGCGGACGGCGCACCGGGCCATCGCCGCCTGTCTCGCCGAAGCGGGACCGGACGCGGGGCGGGACGTCGCCGCGGTGGGGCTGGCCGGGCACGGCGACGGCCTGTACGCCGTCGACGAGCGGGGCCGGCCGGTACGGGCCGCGATCGTGGCGATGGACACCCGTGCCGAACCGGTGCTGGCGGAGTGGCGAGGCAGTCCGGTCTGGTCCCGGTCCCTGGAGTGGTCGGGCACGGTTCCCTTCTCGGGTTCCCCGGCCGCCCTGCTGGCCTGGCTCGCCCGCCACGAGCCGGGGGTGCTTCAGCAGGCCCGCTGGCTGTTGTCCTGCAAGGACTGGCTGCGCCTGAGGCTGACGGGCGCGGTGGCCACCGATCCCACGGACGCCAGTGCCTCGTTCACCGACATGCGGCGTGGCGGCTACTCGCCGCAACTGCTCGGCCTGTACGGCCTCGGCGCACTCGCCGACCTGCTGCCGCCCGTCCTGGCCTGCGACGCGGTGAGCGGCACCGTCACCCGCGAGGCCGCCGCGCTCACCGGACTCACCGTGGGCACGCCCGTGGTCACGGGCGCCCATGACGTCGACGCCGCCGCGCTCGGGGTAGGCGGCACGACGCCGGGCGAACTGTGCCTGATCGCCGGATCGTTCAGCATCAACCAGGTGGTCGGCGAGCACCCCGTCGTCGATCCGCGCTGGCAGGTCCGTCACTTCGTCCGCCCGGGGCAGTGGATGACCATGTCCACCTCGCCCGCCTCGGTGGCGAACCTGGAGTGGTTCCTGCGGGTCACGGGTGCACCGGCCGAGCAGCGGGACGGCGTCCACGAGGCGATCGGCCGTGAGGTCGAGGCCCACCTCGGCGGCCCGTCGGAGGTGTTGTTCCACCCGTTCGTCTACGGCTCGCCGCACCCGCGTCCCGCGTCCGGGACGTTCCTCGGCCTGCGCGGTTGGCACGACCGCGGCCACCTGTTGCGCGCCCTGATGGAAGGGGTCGTCCTCAATCACCGCTGGCACGTCGACGCGCTCTGCTCCAGGCTGCCGATCAGCGGGGCGGCGGCCCGGCTGACCGGCGGTGCCGCGCACAGCGAGGTGTGGAGCCAGATGTTCGCCGACGCCCTGCGGCGGCCGGTCGTGGTGACCGACGTGCGGGAGAGCGCAGCCCGCGGAGCGGCCCTGCTCGCCGCCACCGCAGTCGGGCTGCTCGACGGCGTGACGGACCCGCGCGCCGAAGCCGCCGTGCTCAGACGTCACGAACCCCACGCCGACCGGGTCGTCGTACTCGACGAGGCGTACGAGGTGTACCGGGAGGCGCTGGAGGTTCTCGGACCGGTCTGGGGCCGCCTGGACGCGCCCGGGACCGCCGAGTGAGAACGAAGCCCTACGTCGGGGACGGCACCCCGTCGCGGCGGTACGGCGGCTGGGCGCCCGCGCGGGTGCAGGTGTCTGCCGCGATCTCCACGGCGTACGACAGCAGCCGGGAGAGCTCGCCGGCCTCGAGGCTGTCGACGCCTTCGCGGCTGAGTCGCCCGGTGCGGTGCAGGTGGGCGAGCACCCCGGCGGTGAAGGCGTCGCCGGCTCCCACCGTGTCGACGACATCGACCGCCGGGGCGGGCACGTGCACGTCGGCGTGGCGGCCGACGGCCCAGGCGCCCTGGGCCCCGAAGGTGATGAGGACGAGCCCCGCCCCGGACGCCAGCCAGCGGT
Coding sequences within it:
- a CDS encoding heavy metal translocating P-type ATPase; this encodes MGAVDVVVVLASAVLVAVLGWYFFGPRRAGAARLEGGVQRVEVTVRGGYSPDVIKVRQGTPVELVFDRQEAGECTSRVVFPDLRVGAGLPAHTRTTVRLSPDRPGSFGFSCGMNMIHGTLLVEPAEGPAPPVPDGAEAKAATPPAAAASTGGPPSAGEERTAAEAEAADAAERQAEIKDLTRRVLTGAVLTAPVLFAVMAHELFGADWVPGWMLNHWLQLALITPVMFYTGWPIHVTGWLTLRHRAADMNSLITLGTSAAYGYSLLVTLAPSLLPEDVREVYFEAVGVILTLILLGRLLEARAKAGTGEAIRALLGLRARTARVVRGGAETEVPVEGVVVGDEIVIRPGEKIPVDAEVIAGSSAVDESMVTGEPMPVAKHAGDTVIGATVNGTGSLRVRAARVGADTMLAQIIRLVQQAQASKAPIQRLADAVSAYFVPAVIAVAIGTFAVWFTLGPSPALTLALVSAVAVLIIACPCALGLATPLSVMLGTGKGAQAGILIRSAEALETAHKLETVVLDKTGTVTEGKPVLTDVHTAEGINEVELLRLVAAAEADSEHPLAQAITAGVRDRGLHPPAASGFDSVTGKGVQATVEGHAVLVGTARLLDDVGIDTSALASVAAGLSTQGKTPVLAAVDGRPAGVLAVADTVKGDSAAAIGALQRLGIEVVILTGDNARTAAAIAAQVGVTRVLAEVLPEHKADEIRRLQGEGRTVGMVGDGINDAPALAAADVGLAIGTGTDVAIEAADITLISGSLTGVVTAIRLSRATMRNIRQNLFFALVYNAVGVPLAAGALYPLWGIRLSPIIAAAAMALSSLSVVTNASRLRRWHTQPLPEARPAHVQPRVESAADRTPAGSTATTADHGHHHPAASQENSDSIVADPVCGMQVDKATAAEHRHTERGTYHFCSAHCAATFDAAPDRYTTPTTDGTHEGGEHR
- a CDS encoding DUF2933 domain-containing protein, whose product is MNDKRNYGMYALAAAIVVVGALIVGASLQSLVWLALVAACPLMMFFMMRGMRGGHGQHRDGQDEDPLRKHDHHSGPGRA
- a CDS encoding cupredoxin domain-containing protein, yielding MTFTPLHRGRTAAALAGACTLLALAGCSNGGNGNGPAKTSAPPAASSAGPAAARIVIENFAFSPANLRVRPGTKITVVNRDSAAHTVTAGDKTFDTGSIAGDATATFTAPSAPGGYSYICTIHPNMKGTLTVG
- a CDS encoding FGGY-family carbohydrate kinase, with the translated sequence MARELVLGLDAGHTVTKAVLFDATGRPVAHGSGTLPLTSPHPHWVERDMDDVWRTAHRAIAACLAEAGPDAGRDVAAVGLAGHGDGLYAVDERGRPVRAAIVAMDTRAEPVLAEWRGSPVWSRSLEWSGTVPFSGSPAALLAWLARHEPGVLQQARWLLSCKDWLRLRLTGAVATDPTDASASFTDMRRGGYSPQLLGLYGLGALADLLPPVLACDAVSGTVTREAAALTGLTVGTPVVTGAHDVDAAALGVGGTTPGELCLIAGSFSINQVVGEHPVVDPRWQVRHFVRPGQWMTMSTSPASVANLEWFLRVTGAPAEQRDGVHEAIGREVEAHLGGPSEVLFHPFVYGSPHPRPASGTFLGLRGWHDRGHLLRALMEGVVLNHRWHVDALCSRLPISGAAARLTGGAAHSEVWSQMFADALRRPVVVTDVRESAARGAALLAATAVGLLDGVTDPRAEAAVLRRHEPHADRVVVLDEAYEVYREALEVLGPVWGRLDAPGTAE
- a CDS encoding MarR family winged helix-turn-helix transcriptional regulator, with protein sequence MLLRLPAALDAQLQRDEGITHFEYQVLAGLSMSPERNLRMSELALFAEGSLSRLSHVVKRLEQREWVYRVPDPADGRYTRAILTDKGLQKVVEAAPGHVAEVRRPIFDPLTKRSRSTCGTSVAASTTPSVAARGVRLDRRPSRDNLTIQLKSSLLT
- a CDS encoding class I SAM-dependent methyltransferase, with product MPQQTRPPIRSRPVFARYYSKVAGPALEKAGVTEHRKRLLAGLSGQVIEIGAGNGLNFPHYPGTVTRLLAVEPEPHLRELAVQSARSAAVPVQVVDGRAEQLPAEDASFDAAVACLTLCSVADPHAALAELHRVLRPGGQLRFFEHVRADSPAMRRVQRALDATVWPLLMGACHVGRDTRAAITAAGFRLTEVERFSFPDTRLPSPAATHILGTAQREPLDTS
- a CDS encoding SHOCT domain-containing protein, encoding MMFWYDHDVSGWGWFAMSAGMILFWALIITVAVLLFRALNSPHEHTHTPAAPTPEDILRERLARGEIDEEEYRRRLTTLHAGPTKT
- a CDS encoding metal-sensitive transcriptional regulator, whose product is MTTAPATPRDAHGQHTRAPGCAGHKGDHLARLNKIEGQVRGIARMVTDDRYCVDVLTQISAATRALQEVALNLLDDHVRGCVTDAARTDPAQADDKFAELTDTLRRALRL